ATCTACTGGGGGCTGGAATTGCACATGTGGGTGATAGAAATCAAATCCTgaagaagagcagccaatgttcctAACCTCGGAATcatctctctccagtccttaattcacatttaaaattagacatctttaatcctagcattcatgaggcagaagcaagtggagtttgaggccaacctggtctacacaacaaACCATGGCTAGCcatggttacatagtgagaccatgtctcaaaaaaaaaaattaaaatcaagaagacagaaaatttaaGGCTGTGTAGCAAGTTGAACGCCAGACTGGACAACTTACTAAGattctgtttctaaaacaaaacccAGGCTTGGTGAgatatgtctataatcccagttcttgaaagaggcagaaggatcaggggtTTAAGTGGTTCTTAGCTCTGTAGTGAGTTCAGCCAACCTGAactgtatgagaccctgtctcaaaacaaaacaaaactaaagttgCACGTAGTGGTGAAAAATTGAGACccccagcatttgagagaatAAGGCAAAAGGGTtgctgagagttcaagaccaacccgGACTATAATATCAAGACTGTCttaaacaacagtaacaaaaccaggaaatcaaaaatgaaggaaaaataaggTCTGTTAAGTAGCTCAGAGGTAGATGACTTGCCTACTGTTTACaattctgggttcaattccaactactctaaaaacaaaccaataaatacTGTACAGCCCAAGGAcacaggcaaaataaataaataaataaataaataaataaataaataaaacaaaaaacccaagccaaaaaaaaaaaaaaatgcacctgtTTGAAAGCTCTGATATATACTGTTAGGAATTCTCCATGGGCATATACTACTATGTGCTTCATTTTACAAAAATGTATAGAAACAGATTGTGAGTAGTGTAGTGGTTTGTGTGCCAAAGCTAGCACTTGAATACGGTTTGTGAGACGGCTAACAAGGTCTCATTCTATAACATAGCCTGGCTAAACCCCAcagcaatcctgcctcagccttccaacgCTGGGATTCCAAGTATGGGAGGGACACTATGCCTGGTTTGAATGAGATCTCtcaatatgtagcagaggatagccttgaactcatagcaatcctcctgcctctgtcttccaaattctgggattacaggcattcaccaccactcctttttttaaatttttaaaaaatgtttattgcaaATGCTGACTTTTAGAAATAACCCTTTTTCACTCTAAAGGTGGTAATCattgcaaaaaataaattttagaaagttaaaaatagacaaaaatgattaatcattttctacattttaattttaatacatgCAATTGTAGGCGATATTTATATTTCCTTCCAGATTTATTTTCCCTCTCTTCAACAAATGTTAAGCACTTATGGGCTAGGACCTGTGCACATTGCTGGGGATAATACAGTAGCCAACAGATCTCCTGTTCTCAAAAGGCTTATTGGTTATAATTCTATTTCACTAGAGATCTACGCTGTGACATTCTATGTAGTTTCAAGAAACAAACTGCAAGTGCGCTGGTTTACCAGGTCTGTGATACCAACAATTGCTAGGCTAAGGAAGTAACATTgctgggagttcgaggccagcctggacttcacagttccaggctagcctgggccacgaagtgagactctgtctcaaaaacaacaaaaacaaaactgcagaaCAACAAAACTAATAAGAAGGACATTTTGGGTGGGTCCAAGGCGCCCCCCCCCCTCAGCCTCCAAGTCTCACTTCAACGCCTTCCCAGAAACAAGATCCTTACAAGAGCCAAGCGCTATAGAGCTCGAGAGTACCTGCAGCATTTGGGAAAAATGACCCCGGAGGGTCCTCAAGGAAAAGGTTCAGGAGGGGGCAAATGGTACGTGGCATCTAGGAAAATGACTAGGGTCCCGACGCTTGTGAAAACGATGAATGTCCACAGAAAAAGACGGTCCACAACCATGGCCACAAACTGCCAGTCCTCCTTCAGCTAAGGGTagacagaaaaagataaataaactcCAGGTCCGGAGCCCTGGGAAGCCCACCCCTTTCAGTTTTCTGCCAAGGTCTTGTTACTTGGAATGTGAGAAAAAGATAAGTAGCGCAAAAGCCAGGCACCAGCTAGATAATGAAAGCAAGGAACCAGTCGGAAAGCAGGAAGGAGGACACACCAAGCACACTTCCAATCAGAAACGGAAGGGACTGCTAGGGGCGGAGCTTGAAGTTAGGGGCGGAGCCGAGGTCCAGGAGCCCGCAGGCTCCAGACTCTGGACTTACTGCGTCGTGCTCCTCCTGTTCCTGCAGCTGTCGGGCCATGTAGCTGATTGAGGAAATGACCTCTCGTAGCTCCTGAGGCAGACCTACAGCCCGGGTTGGACCATCGATAAATCGTCGCAGGTCCGGGGCAGATGATTCAGGctgaaacctgtgtgtgtgtagggtggggACTGTTTGACCACACCCTGGGTTCAAAGAGAATATGAAGTTCCCGTTGACCTGTCGACCCTGCTCCAGCTGCCTCCTCCAATAACCTGGTACCTTCCGTACCTGGGAGAGACCTTCCGTATCTCCCCGGCAGCCCCGACCTCTCCAGACTTTTGCAAGTTTCTGgctctttaaactttaaaatgccACCTTTTCACAATGCAAGCACAGACAGGGTTCCTACAACTGCCATGAAGCTAGGCGACACTACCTTCCACTGTCTTCTGGGAGCTGTAGCTCTCCCTTGCTCAAGTGATTGACTAGTGTAGGTCTTACCTGTTAAGtttagggaaaagaaaatcacttGGAGGCTTCCGGATGAAATATTCATCAGTTCCTCTGCCCCAGCCACTTCTTGGAGAAAAAGAGTGATGTGGTTCAGGTAGTTGGTCTCTCTCGGGTTTGGGCCTCTTCAGACCCAGGTATGGAGGGAGCTTGTGAATGAAGATCTATACAGTAAAAGTGACATATTACAGAGGACTTTAATGCTTTCAACCACAAAGGAAGCAGCTAAGTATTCCCACTCCAGGTGTCCGTTCCTGTACATGTTCACTCACAGTACTCCTGTGCAGAGCCTCAACTGCACAGCTTAAGGGATGGACaaacggctcagcagttaagagcactgactgctcttccagaggaccctggtttccagggccacatggtggctcacaaccatctgtaagtctcAGGTGCCAGGTACATAGGtagtgcatatatgcatatgtatatgtgtacacacacacacacacacacacacacacacacacatatatatatatatatatatatatatatattcacaccacacacacaatatatatacacttttaaaagctgttttaGGTCAGATTTGGTGcctcacaactttaatcccagtgcttggggagacaaaggcaggtggatctctgaggccagcctggtctacagagcaagttccaggacaaccaagactacacagagaaattctgtctcagaaagtaaaaaaaaaaaaaaaaaaaaaaattatttaacaggCTGGGAGGCATCCTGAAAATTTTAGAGTCCAAAGTCTTCAACCCTGATGACATCTAAACCTGAGAATGTTTCCTTGGGCCTCCAAGTGAGCCATATGGATGAAGAACATGGTAAATCTATGAAATGATGAGGGTGGGAAGGGGAAACAACTGTGCAGTGCTTCACCACCCAGCAGGCATCCGCCCTTCACCATGTCAGCTGCAGCTCTCCTTAAGCTCTGAGCGCCAAGTCCAGCTTGGCAGAAGGCAGGAGCAGCATCTGGACACAAACCCAAGTGCGAGAatgcctttcctcccttcttttattctttctgtcatttgcagacaggatctcactctataTCCCGGGCTAGCCTCATCTTCGCCCACACCTAGCTGACTGTAAGGTTGGGAATTGAGACAGATCAAATGCGGAGAGCTCTCCTACCTGGCGGACCCAAAAGGGCATTTGGTGGGTGTGGGGCGAGCGATGGTGCAAGTTGAGGACCACAACACTAAGGATAACAGAGAAGGTGACAAGGACCATGGTAAACATGAGGTACTTGATGATGATGGGCACCGCCAAGGAGGTCTCAGGCACTTTGTCAGCCAACAGCAGCAAGAACACAGTGAGTGTCAGCAGGGCAAAGATAGAGAGCCCCATCTTCTCTCCTGAGAGGCAGTGAAGGCAGAGGATatatattacaaaacaaaaacaaaaacaaaaacccccaaaataataaaacaataaacaaaaagcttgctcttttttgtttgtttgttttttcgagacagggtttctctgtgtagccctggctgtcctggaactcactttgtagaccaggctggcctcgaactcaaaaatccacctgcctctgcctcctgagtgctggaattaaaggtgtgtgccaccactccctgctTGTTCTTTTCTAACCTCTGATGGTAGACATCAGTTTGTTGACTGACTTCCCCACTAGAAGGAAGTCAGGGATTttatctgcttgtttgtttgtttatagatgggttctggagattgaatttggggcttcatgcatgcacacaagggAAACGCTAAGCCAACTAACTGACATCCCTGCCACGCCCCGCAGCCCCCATTGCTAGGGATGGAATCCAGGACTTGGTGCCCAGTAGACTAGCTCTACAGACCTCCTCTAGTGCTCTACCAGGGAGCAATAGACTCAATCCAgttatgttgtttttatttcctgataCATTTTCACTGCCCAGCCTATTACAGGATTCCCACAGACAGAGTTGCATGAATGAATAGACCAATCCCTCTAGCTTTTTCAAGAACAATATAGCAATTTGaagaatctaaaaataaaacagtatacaAAAGTGGCTGATTCTTCCTGGGTCATACAAGAGACCTTACAAACTTCATGAAAGCTACTGAAAGAAATAGGTTATACAGTTCACTCTTTTAGTCCTGTAACACTGGGTTCCAAGATTGCCCTGTTCTAGAAGGAAGTGATTGTATTTGTAAGtaggttcttttttctttttaacactgtgtgtgtgtgtgtgtgtgtNNNNNNNNNNNNNNNNNNNNNNNNNNNNNNNNNNNNNNNNNNNNNNNNNNNNNNNNNNNNNNNNNNNNNNNNNNNNNNNNNNNNNNNNNNNNNNNNNNNNNNNNNNNNNNNNNNNNNNNNNNNNNNNNNNNNNNNNNNNNNNNNNNNNNNNNNNNNNNNNNNNNNNNNNNNNNNNNNNNNNNNNNNNNNNctggctgtcctggaactcactttgtagaccaggctggcctcgaactcagaaatccgcctgcctctgcctcccgagtgctgggattaaaggtgtgtaccaccacgcccggctcgtgaATATGTTCTTGAACagcatctctcttcctttctggatAGAGGACTGGATGTCATAGATGAGGAAAATGCTGGGGTCTGattattcattttcatatttgcttgctttgtttttttggaatgtttttggaatattttgttcTTGCTTATGAAACTCCAGGTAAGCTCATACTCATTTTCCTCAAACTCTTGTCaattctcctgcatcagcctcccaagCGCAGAGGTACTGACCTGAATGTGATGCCAGGGCAAATGACTTTATCTCTCTCAGACTCTGTACCCTTCTCTATAAAAGGAAATGTCAATTTGGCATTTACCTGAAAGGTTATTGTAAAGATTAGAATTTACACATAGAATTTAATTGTATTACCTTCCAGCAATTGTTCAAATGTAGCAAACACATTTACATAGATCCAACTAAGTACCAGGTATAGTTTTATTAACCTGGTCAGTCTTCAGAATCATTTTATGCAGTAGAGACAGTGACTGTCCCATTTCCAGATCAGGAAACTCAGATACACAGTCATTATGGAACATGTCCAGGGTTATACCCTGTTGCTATATTGTACTTCCTTATAGAGAAAAGTTAACTGTCATTTCCTACGGAGACAGCCAGATAAGGCACCAGTTGGTGTCTGGAAGGTAGGAGGAAGGTGGTTTGCTAGGAATGGGAAACATAAAACGTTGGCTTAGCCTGGAATTTGGTTTGTCATAGACGTGGGAGCTCTGTGAATGGGAGGCTGGGACTCTAAAGGGAAGAGTGAAAATGTTACCGAGTGAGGAGAAGCCAGAAGCAGAGGGGGTGCAGAGCCAGGAGTTGGGACTAATTGTGCATAGGGAGAACCTGGGCCTGTTGATAGCcaatctgtggtggtttgagttggaaaaaaaacaaaaacaaaagaccaaaaaacaaaaaaccctaacctgggggctagagagattgctcaggagttaagaacacttaGTGCTTGTTTAGACGAATTTCAGTGTGTTCATTTCACAAACCTGGGAAAAGGAGACTTCAAAAAGAATGACCTCATCAGACTAGCCTGTGGGCGAATAGGGGACAGTTTCTTAATTGCTAGGTGATATAGAAGAGCCCAATCCACCATGGGacagtgccatctctgggcaagTGGTTCAGGACTGTATAAAGaaagtagctgagcaagccagaggaagcaagccagcaagcagtgtccTATCACCGTCTGTTTCTCAGTTCTTACTTTGAGCTCCAGCCTTGATGGTGAACTGTAACCTGGAAGCCAAATAAAACCCAAgtaaaacccaaataaaccccttccctCCCATAAGTTGGTTTTGGCCAGTCTTTTATTGAAGCTACAAAAAAGGAAACCAggctaagccgggcgtggtggcgcacgcctttaatcccagcactggggaggcagaggcaggcggatttctgagttcgaggccagcctggtctacagagtgagttccaggacagccagggctatacagagaaaccctgtctcaNaggcaggcggatttctgagttcgaggccagcctggtctacagagtgagttccaggacagccagggctatacagagaaaccctgtctcaaaaaaactgaaagaaagaaaggaagaaagaaagaaaagaaaactaggcTCGTGCTCTATctgaggcctggcgttcagatcccAGTACTATCTACCTCAGGAGGCTTAGGaatgcctggaactccagcctctctctctctctctctctctctctctctctctctctctctcctctctctctctctttttcaagtcagagtttctttgtgtagccctggctgttctggaactcactctgtagacaaggctggcctgaaactcagaaatctgcctgcctctgccttcgagtgctgggattaaaggcgtgcgccatcaccacCCGCTTCATGTACAAATCTTAGAACACCAAAGCTAACCTGGACTAAGAGGTGAGAAGGAAGATGCTGGCCTAATGCCACAGAGAGCCTGTAGCCCCGGCCCTTACCTGCATCTGGTGGAAGGTAGAAGACAAAGATGGCCAGAAGAGTGATGAGGATGCACGGGGCAATGACGTTGACCAGGTAGAAGAGAGGCTTCCGCCGAATAATGAGATAGAAGATAACTTCCTCACGatgcccttccttccctcctctccgaTCCCCTGGAAGCTGGATTAACCTAGAGGGTTTGTGGATAATCTCCCACTGGCCGTTCTCTggaggacagagacagaataaGTGAACCCAGGTGTGCCTGATACGGCAGCCTGCCTCTAATAAACAAGCCCCAACTTCCgtatttgtctgtttgtgtgtgtgtgtgtgtgtgtgtacatgccacaaTGTGAATTCAAAGGTCCAAGGACAACTTTtggagttctctccttccactatagATTTCCGGGACTGAATCCAGGCTGTCAAGTTTACattttaagagcttctacctgagCGATCTCATCTCCCCTGTGTATgctgcatgtatttttttttttgtttgtttgtctgttttaagaATCAGGGcctccagccgggcgtggtggcgcacgcctttaatcccagcacctgggaggcagaggcaggcggatttctgagttcgacgccagcctggtctacagagtgagtcccaggacagccagggctacacagagaaaccctgactcgaaaaaaaccaaaaaaataaaataaatatttaaataaataaaagaatcaggacctctgaatgtagtccaggctggccctgaatatacagcaatactcctgcctcaccccgcCCCTCCAAGCATTAAAGGTCTGACTTACCACGCTTGGCTTCCTTTTCCATATTTGCAGTATTGATCATTGTCCCCAAGTTGCTGACCCCACCAGGTTCACTGAGCAGTCATAAGAGAACCTGCCTCTCAGCCTTGGATGTGAGAACCATGTCCACTCACCAATGAAGGTCCCTTCATGAATGTAGACTTCCTGCCTCTCCTGTCCTTCAGGATTCAGGCCCGTcttcaggctgacctcagagcTGTCATAGCTGTAGGAACTAAACACCATGGTGCAGTTCTGCCAGTCAAAGGGGAAGTAGGTGACCTGGATGGAGGGGAAGACACCGGAGCTGCCAAAGAACTGGCAAGGAGG
This sequence is a window from Mus pahari chromosome 14, PAHARI_EIJ_v1.1, whole genome shotgun sequence. Protein-coding genes within it:
- the Chrnb1 gene encoding acetylcholine receptor subunit beta, with translation MALGALLLLLGVLGTPLAPGARGSEAEGQLIKKLFSNYDSSVRPAREVGDRVGVSIGLTLAQLISLNEKDEEMSTKVYLDLEWTDYRLSWDPAEHDGIDSLRITAESVWLPDVVLLNNNDGNFDVALDINAVVSFEGSVRWQPPGLYRSSCSIQVTYFPFDWQNCTMVFSSYSYDSSEVSLKTGLNPEGQERQEVYIHEGTFIENGQWEIIHKPSRLIQLPGDRRGGKEGHREEVIFYLIIRRKPLFYLVNVIAPCILITLLAIFVFYLPPDAGEKMGLSIFALLTLTVFLLLLADKVPETSLAVPIIIKYLMFTMVLVTFSVILSVVVLNLHHRSPHTHQMPFWVRQIFIHKLPPYLGLKRPKPERDQLPEPHHSFSPRSGWGRGTDEYFIRKPPSDFLFPKLNRFQPESSAPDLRRFIDGPTRAVGLPQELREVISSISYMARQLQEQEEHDALKEDWQFVAMVVDRLFLWTFIVFTSVGTLVIFLDATYHLPPPEPFP